The genomic stretch gatcaagaagaatgaacctatctcatccatacttgtattggttcatctgacacaaggtcattgatgaaccaattagccttaagacattagagatttaattggtcaatgaaaggaacgggaaagaataaggatgaagatgagGGGGGAagggaatgagagaaacacaaatcggtcatgggaggaattttatcaaattaaaatcattcatttattttgggagatgaaatgtacatttcaccaatcccctaaatccaatgattttaatccaacaaaagtcaaatcaaccttgaccaaagcccaaaTAAATAGtcaaacataatttttaaaaatggctcaacataatttttgcacaattaatcaattaaaattaattttgaaatgcattaaaattcaatttaatttggtcaaaacctaaaatctcttcaaaacaccaaataaaagGCCAAGaaatttatcctaggtcaaacaaggtcaagagaccttagacaaaaaatttcataattttttaaaagtcaaaagtatttttaaacaattaaaaatctgcacaaaaacatttaattcatgaaaaatatcaaaattaatccaaaaaataactttaattcaaaaaatgaaagagaaaaatacttaaagattttttgtgtgagtcccatattttttggattaaaaatgaaattattatgaattaaacaaaataaagcaattaaacataaattcagaaattaaaaggataataaaaaaaacaagggccattatatctccctcattaattgaggtggcagatctgatggccacacgccCGCGTTCCACCTTGCTCCTTGGTCAATGCAATGTACGCGTGGTAATTATAATGAACGCTTAAGATTAAAATATTTGAACCAGATCAGATGACTTGGGCTTTGCCAAcgcaccaccagagccctagctccggttaTCTTCTCCAGTGATcaccaccggactggtccactggtccaacctcaacttaatgaaaaatgaaaaacaaggacactatttcaaagagaaaatgctcaggagttTGAATCGGATCTCAGttttctccaattccaaatatataaaaagatacacgaatttgaattttgaggatcatgaactgagttgcttcgatttgacctcaaagcaactcaatcttgttgcctacattggtaggactccAGCTAACCAAAAATCAATCACAATAGTTGAGAAATAAGGGAGAATCGAATAaaagaagtttctgaaatttcaccttcgagtaacttcaattcaacttgatcttgatctggatttgcttgatccttcctcctcttgcttgcagtaatcaattgagatggaaaagacaatgaattcttggagtttgaacttcaaaacagaaagtgaaatttaaactcgatttcaaagaaatcttcaagaaattctatggtatgagggtctgagttctcttggcaaagtttgggcaaggtgttgatgtGAATTTTGAGgccatgagcttgtttaaataggcaagggaattgacctttgcaccacttgaattttgccaaaattggaaaccaaggtgcatggatgcatgggcaatggTTTGGGCCTGAAGAGTGATGCAATCCATCTCCAATTCGTGCACAAAGAGTACCGaggtcatcacatggaagcataCAAAGAGGAATGATCATCTGAATCCAAATCTTGCCAAAATAAATCCCACAAAggagccatgcgcaagtccctcaattttagtccaaatgagatgatcttggactttttggaaaggtgagatcaatgGGAACATCGAAACTTATTGGAAAATGATGTTCAATGCCATTATTGTTGAGGTTTCCCGAGCAGGTAATACTACTTTCAAAATCGGTTATATTTCTATGTTGGATCTCAATATTCTTAATGGCTTCAATGTGAAGTTGAATCCTCCCAAGTCTTGTATAGTGAAAAAGTTTCTCTGACATCCTCCTATTATGAATTGGGTAAAATGTAATACTGATGGTGCCTCTATGGGAGTTCTGGGTATTGCTGCTTGTGGTGGTATTTACAGAGATCATAATGGAAAATATCTTGGTAGCTTCTCAATTAATATTGAGGTAGAGAATGCCTTCATGGTAGAGCTTACAGCTGCTATAGTGGCTATTGAGATTGCGAAGGACAAAAACTGAATCATCTTTAGTtagaatcaaattaaaaattAGTTGTTCTTGCGTTCAAAAAACCTTCTATGATTTCTTGGAGCCTTTGAAACATGTGGGAGAATATTTTGCATCATACTAGATTCATTTATTTTTTGGTAACTCATATCTTTAGGGAATATAATCATTTCACGAACAAACTTGCTAACATAGATTTAGATGTACATGATTTTATAAACTGTGATGTAGTTCATAGAAATATTCTTATGATTTTTCCTAATAATTATGTAGATCTTCCTTCCTATAGAATTTGTAATTTTGGTTTGATCCTTCATTTTTTTCTTATTAAGTACATCTTTCTTTTAAATATATTTTGTGGTGGTCTTGTGCCACCTTctttttagaaaaaaaaaatctaactcTCTCAAATCAAACCTACCGTAAACATGTTCCGTAGTTAAATAAATTAGTATTATTTTTAAACCCTTCGTCCCAGACCTAAAATATCCGAACCAGTTGCATTTTTCGATAAACCCCTAAACCCCTCTGAACAGAAGCAACCATGGTGGAAAATTCCGCCGCCGGACACGGCGGAGTGATCAGCTACGAAGCAAAACTGAAAGAATTACTTCACCGAATCACTTCATCAGAGATAAAGCTAGTTTCAGACGCCACGAAAGAGTTCGTAAAGCTCTTAAAGAGCGACAATGGAGCAAAACTTCTCCGCGACTACGTTCTCAGTTCTCCCAAATGCTCCGAGTTATTAGAAGCCTGGAAGTTAAGACAAGGAAAACAAGGTTTGCACTACGTTTTTGCGTTAATTTCCGCTTTACTCAGTCACCGCAATGGTAAACAGAAACAAGGTTTCAATGATGCTGAGAGTGTGAGTATTGCTAGGGATTTGGATAAATTCGCGAGGTTGATTGTTACAGATTATTTGAATGATTTATATAAAGAGTTGAATGGTAAGGAATTGAAACGGCAGAAAGCGGCGTTGTTGCTTTTGGCTTCGATTGTTCGGCGGGGACCGAGTATAGCTTCGGAGGTTGCGAAGAGTTTTGATTTTAAGGTTTCAGGATTCGCGGCATTGGCGAAGAGGACGAGGAAAAGTGAAGGTAAGAGAGAGGTTTTGTTGAGGAAGTCGTTTGTGGGATTCGCAATGTCGTTTTTGGAGGTTGGAAAGCCGGGATTGTTGCGTTGGATTTTGCAGCAGAGGGAGATGTATTCCGGTGTGCTTCGTGGATTGGAGAACGACGATGATGAGACAGTTGTTTTTGTTTTGTCTACTTTGAGGGATTATGTTCTTGTTGAGGCGTCGTTGGTGCCGCCGGGGTTGAGGAGTGTTTTGTTTGGGAGTGTTACTTTGGAGCAGTTGGTTGGTATTTGTGGAAGGGAAGGTGGTGGAGATGCTGCTAAAATTGCTTTTGATGTTCTTGTTTTGGTTTGTACTGATCCGAGTAATGGATTGATGCCTGATTCGAAGAAGCGTCCGCATCCTTTGAAGGGTAATCAGAAGAGGATGATGGATTTGTTGAAGAAGATGTGGCCTACCGAGGTTCAGTATCATAGGGATTTGCTTTTGGCCATCGTCAATGCTCAACCTACTTTTGGTTTGTTGTACATAAAAGAATTTCCTCACAATGTTGAAAACTATAAATCTTCTTCATGGTTAGTGTATTGGTTATATGCATTTTTATTTCTCCCTGTATCCATTATTGTCTTTATACTTTATGTATGATATTATTATATACATATGATTAATGTTAGCATCATATAGTTGAAACCCACTAAATAACTGGGgttcattttctttcttttttatttgaTAGGAAAATGTTAGTGGTTAATTTGTTAGAGGGAGGGGGATTCATTAGCATGCTCAGTCTGCAGGGTCATTAGATCCGGTTTAGGGTTGCAAATGCACCTTCAACGCGAATTTTGTGTAAATCCATGTTTAGAGAGACAAAAGAAAGTTTTATTCCATCAATGAGTAGATTTATGTAGCTCACTCTCTTTGTCACACATGATTATTAGACAGATAGAACCAATAAAATGGGGAAGAATCCCCTTTAATTACAAACAAGGGAAACACTTAGAGGTTCTGCCTAAACAATAACAGAGCTATCATAGACCTCCTACGTAACACTCCTCCAGCCTCACCTTCAGAGACAACTAGGGTTCATTCACTATCAGTGGGACTAGCTATGGAATTTTTTATCTATTGGCGATGGTTTTGGTTTTGCTAGCATTTTCTCTTCTATGTATATGTTTCCATTCCTTATATCTATTCGATTGTAACTTCTGTGTTTGCAGGATTTTTGCAGTATCTTTGGCAGCTGATTTGGTTTCTTCAATCAGCAATGGCATTTCCAAGGAATTTGGTAATTCCCGATCAAATGTTTCTTCCTCGATTGACAACATGGATTTACTTGACATTGTGAAGTGCTTGTTTCCTCGTCCATTCAGCAGGTCAATGTTTAATAAGGGGTTGCATCATGCTAATTCTTTTGTGAAACATGGTACTCTAAGGCTTCTTCTGGAGTTATTGAAACTGCTGGACTCCCTTTTTGATGGTTTGAACCACAATTCTAGTTCAGGCAATCCTTTGATGCAACATATGGTATCTGTCAAGCAAGAAATTCAGAATTATGTTCAACCTTATCTTCCTGATCTGCAGGTTTTATTAAATTTACTCTCCTCTTTAGATACCTGTTATGAATCTAACAACTCAAGCTTGAAGAGAAATGCCTCCCATCGTGAACATGATGGGAATAGTAGAAAGAAGTTAAAAATGGATACTTCTGAGAGTGACATAGATATAATTGTTGGTGGGATAAGTTCTGCTCCAGATATTGATTTGAGTGGTAACAGGGGAACAGTTGACGATGCACTTAAAGAAGATGCACCAGATGATGCAGAGGATCTCAAGAATAACATTGGGGAAATATGGGGTTTGGAGCTTCATTCCATTGGTATCAGCACCCTAAAAGATGCAGAATCATACTTACTGTCTAAACTGCTTGATGCTCTCAGATATTATCATGTATGTTCAGTTTTATTTGGTATAGAGATTAACAAGAGAAGGCTTATGATTAATATATTTGTAATTTTTGGAGGATTAAATGTTGTCTGTCAGATAAAGTTTAAAATGAAATCTACACTGTTGTGTGTTATGCAGTTTTTGCACTTGCACCTAAGCTAAGAATGTCTTCTTAACTAGGGAAGGAAAGGAAGTCTGGTGTCatagttatttatttatttaactTTAATTTCTTTTCCCAAGTAACGCTTATCttatatttattttgtttttcttgTGCAGCGGAGTTTGCCTTTAACTTTGGATCATTCCTTTGATTCTTTCAAAGGTCTTCTTAAAAACCCATTAGAGTTAACAAGTCATCTGCAAGTCTCACTGTTGTCTTTGCTTATGGAATACATTCAATGGTGTCCAGAGAATGAAATTCCTACAAGAACTCCAGCCATGTTGTACAAATATCTACAGCCATTCACTAATTTGTTTATGTTTTCACCAATAAAAAAGGCAAGGAGTCTGGCATACCGGCTGGCCATGGCAGCTATGTACAGTACTGGTGCTTTTGACGGGAACCTTCATGAGATACATGCATGGCTTTTGTTTTTACCAGGTTATCAAAGGGAGCATTCCCCTGTTAATATATTGGAGGTGGATGTTTTACATAATTTGACTTCGTTTGTAATAACATTCTTATGTGACGCTGTTTCTACACTCGGGAATAATTTAGTAAAATATTGGAACATCCTTAAGAATCATGTACACTCTTTGGAAGGTGATAAAGGTAATTAACCCTAAAATCACTTATATTGGTTCTATTGCATTTTTATCTGGTCTGGTTAATTCTTTTGATCAAGGTGCATCCATTAGACTATATCTCAAGCTCATTTTCTACTGTCATTTCTTTGGGGAATGCTAACATTGTGTTGCAGAAATAATGGAGAAACTTTTGGCTCATTATTGCTACACTGAACTGGGGTTTTTCAATTTCATTGCAGATTTATCACCCGATGTTAGTCCTTTTATCGTATGTTTACTGGAGAAGTGTCTAAAGGTGATCCGATCAAAATCAGGAGCCTGCTCGTTGCCAAAAAAATCAATAGTATTATTATACACTTGCAACACAGTGAAATACCTCTTGCAAACACAGGTATGTGTATAACTGGACATATTTTAATTTACTCTTCTTGCAGTTTCTGCTTGTCTAATATTATATCTGTGTTTTTTATAGGTCAATGCTGAATTGTTATCTTCTGTAGTTAATGCAGACTTGACTGAGAGACTTGCCGACAGTTATGAGCATGATGAAGTCTTTCCTGAGTGGAAGCCTCTGAAGAATTTGTTGGATTTTGTGGAGGGCATTTCACACCAACAAAGTTGTTGCCTTTTATCTGGAAAAAAAGAATCTGTCCATCCTGATGGTTCTTTAGGAAATTCACTTGGTGATGTAAATAGACTATTAGGCGGTGGGGATGATCATCGGATGGCTGAAACAACTGTAGCTTTCATATCCTCCATTGTATGCGAAAATACTGATAAAATATCCACGAATCTGCCATCAGGTGTGATCATTTCACGCGACTTGCTTGATGTTCCTTTCTCTCTCTTATCATCTATATATTTTCTTGATTATAGTGTTCTTGTCCATGCTTCTAAGAGGTGGCCTGTGACGTTTTATGCTGGCTTGGACATGGCCATATCAGATCTGTGCAGTGACAGTCAAAATGCTGCTCTTATTGAGACATCTAATCTTACATTGTGTCCAGACTCTCTAACTTGTGGTCAACTCTTAGAGGCTTTTGAACCTGATTCTGCTGCATTTAGTATCGTTCTAAAACAGACACCTTTCCATGTGATATTTCCTGCAATGATGTGTATGAATGGTCATTGTGCATCAAAACTTTCTAAGATGCAAGATCTTCTGCTACATAAATTACGTGAATCCGTAAATGACCATTCACTCCTTCCCAGTCTGCAGCTTGTGCTGTTCTGGACTCATCAGATTCAGCTAAGTCACAAATTTATACCATTAGCTGAAATAGAACAACTTTTGAATATCTGTGTTATTCTTGTACAGAACCTATTAGGTCAATTATTGGTTCCGGAGAGTTGTTCTGACTTGTCTATAAAAGACTCTGCTTTCTCTTTCTCAAGTCATTACATTGAAGAAGTTATTACAACCATTTGTTGTCATCCCTCTATTCTGATGTCATTATCCTTTTCTTTAGGAAATAGCCGGAACATTAATGGAAATACAGGAACCGACTTTGATATCCTAAATGTACTATCTGGCGAGGGGTTTAAAAATTTTGGTAATCCAATTTTAGACATATTGACAATGAATCTGGACAACATGTGGTCATTATTTGGTGCTCACCTTTGTGGATCGAAAGCTGAAGACGTCGCTAATAATTTTGTGAAAATCTTTAAAGGGCTTCAACAGAAGCTGTTTCTGGAGATCAAGAAAAGATTTGAGTTGTGCATTGGTGTTAAAGATACGACGCCTCTCCTTCCAACATTGTATGCCTTACACACTTTGCATCGGTTTTTATCCCCTTTTCAGCTCCTTGAATTAGTAGATTGGATGTTCAATAGAGTTGGGATGGATGATTTGCCAACTAAGATGTCCTTTTTATCTGTTGGATGTTCCTTAGCTGCTTATGCTTTCAGCACTTTATCTTTTTATTTTCAGAAGTCAAGTGGAAACAGGATTTCATATGATTTGTTTTGGGAAATGGGTGAAAGCAACCTGAAAGCTGATATTTTTGAGCAGATATACAGTAAGGTAGTTGATTTTTCTGTAAATCATGAAATAGATTGTGCAGATAGCTGCTTGCATGAAGCTGTCAATGCTTTGTATAAGCAGAAAAATATGCAACAAGAAAATTTTCATCCTTTGATGTTGGTTGTGCGGAAAGTTATAATGAATACTCCTGTGAAATTGCTTTCTCTTTGCCTGTACAAAATGAATGCAAAGAGAGCTAGACTCTTACATATTCTCACCGAACTGAGCTCTCTGCATTCATCTATATTTGGGCATTTATTTTTGGGCCTAGTGAAGAGAAGTTTAGATCATGATCTTGGGGTTGCCGAAGCTCTTGATCTCAGTCTTTCAGAAGATCAGCTTATATTGCTTCTGCCGACCTCTTTATCATATTTGAGGTTAATTTTGAAGAGATTTGGGGATCTGAGTCACAGAGATGATTTTAAACAGATACCTTACTTCTATTCAAAAATCCTTTTAAAAGGTTTTAGTCAGTGGAAGAGCTTTTTGTCCAAAGACATATTTGAGGAGGAGTATGGAGAATCTGTCCCATCATCTGTTCAAGAACTTCTCTGTCTTACTGATTGTAGTCTCCTTGGAAAAACAATTCATATGTTGCAGTATCACTTTGCTCTTAATGGAGTTTCTCTGAAACTGAAGAAGCGTTTAAAGCTATTCAAATCCATTTTCCCCAAACTTGCCTTGCATGATGAGCTGATGGATTGTCATAGTCAATGTATTGATAGTTATTCTCTTTGCCAGTCTTTCAACATAATCAATCATGTTGTCGCAAAGATATCACTTTGTAAAATGTTACTGTTTCATGAAGAAGGTGGGGATTTGAAAGAGGTTGCTGTGGAAATGCAAAACAATTTGAAAGCATCCAGGATACGTTTCATAAATGTTTTGGTGGACATTTGGCAGGTTATTGTTCAGAAATTTTCTTTATCCTCTGATCAGTCTAGAACTGGGaaaagcacaagcatttcattGCTATATAATCACTTGGAAGTTTTTGTGTTAACAACCATTCTCGAGTTGACTGGAGAGATGCAAAGTGATCTTATTCAATCACAATCCATTACTTTCCTTGAGATATTATTCAGATCTGCTCTTCTCTATAGGTTCAGTGATCCTATGACAATGAAAACCCTCCAGGTTATAGTAACTCGGCTCAACAAGGGGAGGCTATCGTATGATTTATATCTTCAGTTATTACTTGCTCACTCTCAGTTTGCTCCCACTCTCCATTCAGCTCGCAGACCAGCTGGTTCATTTTTGAAGCCTGTATCCAGCATTTTGAAATGTATTGCCATTCCTTTTCTTGACCATTCAGAAAATAATGAGAAGCACAAAGTGCTAACAACCAAGCTCTCTAAAGGACCATTGGAAATTGTTAAATTGCTTTGGATACTCTTATGGACAAAGGCTCGTGAAACTGATTTAGATTCTCGAAATGAGATTGGCATAAATTTAAAAGAATTGCTTGCACTACTGCGTTATTCTTATGGTGCAACACTCAGTGAGATTGATTTGGCAATATACAATGTGATGAAACAAATTGAGTCCATGACTGGATCATGCCCTCAGAATCTAGAGGTAAATTCAGAAGCAATTGAGGAATGGACTAAAAGTCAGCAAAGGGACAACTTTCCAATTGACCCAGACGTATGTGTGTCAACAGTGCTCTTTTTTCCTTATGACAGAAGTATTTCTGATGAAGTGCCATCTGTAAACAAGACTGAAATTGACAGTATCAGGAAAAAGGTTGTAGCATGTTTTAATTTTTCTACTTGAAGCAGCGTTTCCTGCTTGTAGTTTTGTGCTTGTTCTTGTTCTGTTGCATAACTTTAACTAACTACTCAACATCCTTTGCAGATGTACTCTTCTCATGTTGAACTTAAAGAACGTTATGATCCTGTATTTATCTTGCGATTCTCAAATTATGGCCTGTCTAAAGCATCTATAGAGCCTGTAGAGTTTGCTGGATCAGGTTTGCTTGCAATTGCATTTGTTAGCATGTCTTCTCCAGATCAAGGGATACGAAGATTAGCTTATGACACACTTCTTAAATATAAGAATGCATTAGAGGTTGGTAACGAGCTTATCATTTTATGCTTAATGTTTCCTTTTCATCATAGAAAATTTAGTTAGGAAAATGTCATATATTTTTCAATTGTTTTACTATTGAATTAGTAATTTATTTATCTGTGTTTTCCCATTACACCTGCTTTGCTATTGGATCATGCTTATAGCTTTTCTTTGGGTGTTTTGCTCATCTTTTAGGAGAATAATTGTATTCATGGAAAAAGAAATTGGTCACTGCATTGCATGCTGACTCCTATTAGAAAGCTATCTTAGGATTCAATTTTCAccactattttattttattttatttttagaatTTGTTTAAAAAATGTTGAAAATTACAAAAGCTATTTTCACCATTTTATGtatatatttttgaaaatatgaGACATGGTGAAAACAAGGTTACATTATATAATTGTTAGTGAAGATAATTTTTTCCCCTCAAACCAAGCATCCCCTTATCTTGACCGTTTTACAAAATTTATTCTTCCAAAAATAAGCTTATGGGAAAAGTTCAACAAGAGCATCTTATGTTAGGAGTGAGTGGAAGCCTCTAAGACGCCTAGAAGCCTAAACTCGTGCAAAGCTAAGGCCAATATTGTTTTTTTTGTATCACTGTGGCTTGGGATTTTTCTAAGGGTTTATCTCTAGGGTTCAGGGCTCAATGAAGAAGGCGTTATTAGGATTAGAGCATACAAAAACATTGGATAGGCTTCTATCAAATTCAATCACTATAGCAGATTTGTCCTTTTATGAATGTGTTTGTCGCAcataagtttgttgttgatgtaTTGTGATTGATCAATAATCAGAATGTTTTACAGAAGTGCCAAAAGAGGAAGGATGTAATGGGACTCCGGCTTCTAATGAATTCTGTTCAAAACAGTATTGAAGAGTCATGGAAAAGAATCCCATCGGTTATTGCTCTCTTTGCTGCAGAGGCATCTTGTGTATTGTTAGATTCCTCGCATGATCATTATGCAGCTATAAATACGTTCTTGATACAGTCTTCTAAGTTGAATATGAAGGTATATATCTGTGTCTTGGAATTTTCTTTCATAAAGtttttttccttttgatttaCATAAGACATATGCTTTGCAAGGAATAATTATTTGTACGTTCCATTTGCTTCCATTTGTAGGTTATACCTCTCTTTGATAACTTTATATGGAGTTCATCCGTCAATTTCAAATCAGAGAGATCTTGGATACTTCGGCTAGTATATGCAGGACTGAACTCAGATGATGATGCCATGATATATATCAGGAACTCTATTCTTGAAACTCTAATGAGCTTTTATGTCTCTCCTTTCTCAGATGCTGTGTCAAAGGACCTGATCATTGAAGTAAACACACATTCCTAATTTTCCCGTCTTTCTATTGCATTATATATTGTTGTCACTTTTTGGTTGGCATTGTTTAAAATGACCAGAACTGTGTTTCTGCCCAAGCCCAATCTCATGAATTCATCTTATAGCTTAATTGTCAAATTTTGGATTGAATCATTAATCACAGTGCCATTTCTTTTAAATTGTTGAATCAAATCAAACCATAAATTTTATGATTCTTATTTAAAATTAATAGATTTGACTTAACAGCTTACACAATAAGTTATCCAATAATTTTTTGAATCTTATAAATGATGTTTTGATTTCATCCCATATAAATTTTATAATTCACATAAAAGTAAAAAATTAACAGGTCTAAATTAACATTTTACACAATAAGGTATCCAATAATTTTTCGAATCTTATAAATGATGTATTGACTTCATCCCATAGCAGTTGCACAACAGAAGGAGAACCAAGCCACTTAAATTCTTCACCGAACATCCCATACTATTTGAAGCGGGACTTGGACTTCGGGCATTCCATAATACCATAAGTCCCTATCCCATACCTATGTATGATGGGTAATAGTGAGATTGCTTAAGGACTCGATAAACTTTGTGGAACAGCTGGTTAAAAGTAGAGCACACTAATTTATATATTAACACTGTAAAGGTATTCATTTAAGGAATTAGGGGGATGCAGTGTTAGTGGTGATCATATTAAGTGTTTGCTTATTTCAAAGAGGCTGGCTGCTTGCTAGAACCACATACTTTGAAACCTGACCTTTATACTTTGAAACCACCATCTAGTTCAAAGCACTAGGAATATTATTTTCATTATCTATTAGCAGTGTTTCACAGTCTCTAGGATATCACCCTTCTTTAAGAAATGCGGCATCCATGGTGTCAATGTGTTTTAAATTTGATCGATGTGTTTTAAATTTGATCAATGTGTTAGAGTGTGGCTTGCCCTACATGAAAAAGTATTAAAGGGTGATGTGAACTTGTTGGTTGGCTCCCATAAAATTTAATATGTTCGGGATGTTATCCTGTTTGATGAAATATGCATTTTACCCGAGATTCTTACTTTGTCCGTTCTCCTTAGAGTATCTTCTACCAATTTAATAAATGGCTTTCTTATTTGCCATGCAGGTGATAAAGAAATCCATTAAAGTGCAAAAGATTGCTCGTCATCTAGTGAAACGTTGTTCTCTATTTTCATGGTTATCTTCTCTCATTTCAGTTACTAGAAGGCTTGGGCTTAATGGAGATGAAAATAAATTTTTCATGAAGCATGTATTGGTAGTATTGAAGGTAAGTAGTGCTTAGTTTTTTAGTCAGTTTAACAATTCCTGTTGGATGGAACAAGGTGCTCATTCTGATTTACTTGCATTGCATCATTTGTTTTTCTGGTTTTATCCGTAAATGTTTCCCTGATTTTTGTTTTCAAATTGGTTTGGGATTTGTTTACTCTTACTTGAAAACCTGTTTTTTTTTTAGTGTAGTGTAGTGAAGTTCTACATTACAGACATTTCCACCTGGTAGAAAAAGGCTCTGTTGTTGGTTTTGTTCATTGAACTTAGTACTGAGAGGGGTATGACTTGCAGTTTGATTCTTTGAATCCAAGTTTTTCCAAAGAGGAAGCTCATATCATAAAACATTAAACAACAGTAACTTAATTGTCTTTCGGTCCCTAGTTGAACTGAAGTCGGCACCTAAGACTGATCATGGAATTTCATCTCGATCTCCATGGTGGTCTAGATCATTTAACTCTTCTCTGAAGATTTAGCTGTTGTTCTCTATGTGTGATCTTCAAAGTAGCTTTGATATCACAAAAGTTATTGCCTAAAATTGTTCACCGCTTTTATTTCTGTCAAATGCTTACAAACATCTGACCTTTTTTTTTTTATGTAAAATTATTTTCCGTTTCCTTCTTTTGCACTGACTGCCAATAGCTTTTGTTATTTAGGTTGTCAATGATGTTATTTTGTCCGGAAG from Lathyrus oleraceus cultivar Zhongwan6 chromosome 7, CAAS_Psat_ZW6_1.0, whole genome shotgun sequence encodes the following:
- the LOC127100380 gene encoding uncharacterized protein LOC127100380 isoform X3 → MFNKGLHHANSFVKHGTLRLLLELLKLLDSLFDGLNHNSSSGNPLMQHMVSVKQEIQNYVQPYLPDLQVLLNLLSSLDTCYESNNSSLKRNASHREHDGNSRKKLKMDTSESDIDIIVGGISSAPDIDLSGNRGTVDDALKEDAPDDAEDLKNNIGEIWGLELHSIGISTLKDAESYLLSKLLDALRYYHRSLPLTLDHSFDSFKGLLKNPLELTSHLQVSLLSLLMEYIQWCPENEIPTRTPAMLYKYLQPFTNLFMFSPIKKARSLAYRLAMAAMYSTGAFDGNLHEIHAWLLFLPGYQREHSPVNILEVDVLHNLTSFVITFLCDAVSTLGNNLVKYWNILKNHVHSLEGDKDLSPDVSPFIVCLLEKCLKVIRSKSGACSLPKKSIVLLYTCNTVKYLLQTQVNAELLSSVVNADLTERLADSYEHDEVFPEWKPLKNLLDFVEGISHQQSCCLLSGKKESVHPDGSLGNSLGDVNRLLGGGDDHRMAETTVAFISSIVCENTDKISTNLPSGVIISRDLLDVPFSLLSSIYFLDYSVLVHASKRWPVTFYAGLDMAISDLCSDSQNAALIETSNLTLCPDSLTCGQLLEAFEPDSAAFSIVLKQTPFHVIFPAMMCMNGHCASKLSKMQDLLLHKLRESVNDHSLLPSLQLVLFWTHQIQLSHKFIPLAEIEQLLNICVILVQNLLGQLLVPESCSDLSIKDSAFSFSSHYIEEVITTICCHPSILMSLSFSLGNSRNINGNTGTDFDILNVLSGEGFKNFGNPILDILTMNLDNMWSLFGAHLCGSKAEDVANNFVKIFKGLQQKLFLEIKKRFELCIGVKDTTPLLPTLYALHTLHRFLSPFQLLELVDWMFNRVGMDDLPTKMSFLSVGCSLAAYAFSTLSFYFQKSSGNRISYDLFWEMGESNLKADIFEQIYSKVVDFSVNHEIDCADSCLHEAVNALYKQKNMQQENFHPLMLVVRKVIMNTPVKLLSLCLYKMNAKRARLLHILTELSSLHSSIFGHLFLGLVKRSLDHDLGVAEALDLSLSEDQLILLLPTSLSYLRLILKRFGDLSHRDDFKQIPYFYSKILLKGFSQWKSFLSKDIFEEEYGESVPSSVQELLCLTDCSLLGKTIHMLQYHFALNGVSLKLKKRLKLFKSIFPKLALHDELMDCHSQCIDSYSLCQSFNIINHVVAKISLCKMLLFHEEGGDLKEVAVEMQNNLKASRIRFINVLVDIWQVIVQKFSLSSDQSRTGKSTSISLLYNHLEVFVLTTILELTGEMQSDLIQSQSITFLEILFRSALLYRFSDPMTMKTLQVIVTRLNKGRLSYDLYLQLLLAHSQFAPTLHSARRPAGSFLKPVSSILKCIAIPFLDHSENNEKHKVLTTKLSKGPLEIVKLLWILLWTKARETDLDSRNEIGINLKELLALLRYSYGATLSEIDLAIYNVMKQIESMTGSCPQNLEVNSEAIEEWTKSQQRDNFPIDPDVCVSTVLFFPYDRSISDEVPSVNKTEIDSIRKKMYSSHVELKERYDPVFILRFSNYGLSKASIEPVEFAGSGLLAIAFVSMSSPDQGIRRLAYDTLLKYKNALENVLQKCQKRKDVMGLRLLMNSVQNSIEESWKRIPSVIALFAAEASCVLLDSSHDHYAAINTFLIQSSKLNMKVIPLFDNFIWSSSVNFKSERSWILRLVYAGLNSDDDAMIYIRNSILETLMSFYVSPFSDAVSKDLIIEVIKKSIKVQKIARHLVKRCSLFSWLSSLISVTRRLGLNGDENKFFMKHVLVVLKVVNDVILSGSMSKWIQNHGLEQLTELSSNLFSFVLHDVTMTDESVELVNPFLQMIVSVLKFSQKRKICQPHFTLSVEGLYQIYQAGSVCNQASKGINPDFALEAILMSPPPISIFLMDQERLQNFIIWAISTALASDSSQRLRSNESHIFVKKEESHDDSLVSKFLRWLTASVINGKLHQKSNDIYSGFAETHKLESLHSLLVHVENTSGQRHDINIGCEELLASTIFYLHLLPGINQELLPSVVSALCLLTFGASNLQVGRTILLQGYDAIISSNSSRVRCPPEANPDWRWSFYQPRKDQSLEVTGTGTQNMEEYHACQNLLVIVANVLGGKKLESACLSPLDVEISSLIKWERSLLTECLL